A portion of the Streptomyces sp. YPW6 genome contains these proteins:
- a CDS encoding cation diffusion facilitator family transporter yields MSASGGTKAIVAALAANLSIAVAKFVAFLFSGSSSMLAESVHSLADSGNQGLLLLGGKRAKREATPEHPFGYGRERYIYAFLVSIVLFSVGGMFAVYEGYEKIKHPHEIEAWYWPVGVLVFAIIAELFSFRTAIKESNLTRGNRSWTEFVRRSKAPELPVVLLEDLGALVGLILALGGVGLALATGNGVWDGIGTLCIGILLILIAIVLAVETKSLLLGESAGIEDVEKIKAAVVDDDTVTRIIHMRTLHLGPEELLVAAKIAVRHDETAAEVAEAINAAEHRIRDAVPIARVIYLEPDIYNAQAAATGTNPGRTLDGPAENPSDSGH; encoded by the coding sequence ATGAGCGCGTCAGGCGGAACCAAGGCGATCGTGGCGGCACTCGCGGCCAACCTCTCGATCGCCGTGGCCAAATTCGTGGCGTTCCTCTTCAGTGGATCCTCGTCGATGCTCGCGGAGAGCGTCCACTCGCTCGCGGACTCGGGCAACCAGGGACTCCTGCTGCTCGGCGGCAAGAGGGCGAAGCGCGAAGCAACCCCCGAACACCCCTTCGGCTACGGCCGTGAGCGCTACATCTACGCGTTCCTCGTCTCCATCGTCCTCTTCTCGGTCGGTGGCATGTTCGCGGTGTACGAGGGCTACGAGAAGATCAAGCACCCGCACGAGATCGAGGCATGGTACTGGCCGGTCGGGGTCCTGGTCTTCGCGATCATCGCCGAGCTCTTCTCCTTCCGTACGGCGATCAAAGAGTCCAATCTCACCCGCGGCAACCGCTCCTGGACCGAGTTCGTCCGCCGCTCCAAGGCCCCCGAACTGCCGGTCGTCCTGCTGGAGGACCTCGGCGCCCTCGTCGGCCTGATTCTGGCGCTCGGCGGCGTCGGCCTCGCCCTCGCCACCGGCAACGGCGTCTGGGACGGCATCGGCACCCTCTGCATCGGCATCCTGCTGATCCTCATCGCGATCGTCCTGGCCGTCGAGACGAAGTCCCTCCTGCTCGGCGAGTCCGCCGGTATCGAGGACGTCGAGAAGATCAAGGCAGCCGTGGTGGACGACGACACCGTCACCCGCATCATCCACATGCGCACCCTGCACCTCGGCCCCGAGGAGTTGCTGGTCGCCGCCAAGATCGCGGTCCGGCACGACGAGACCGCCGCCGAGGTCGCCGAGGCCATCAACGCGGCCGAGCACCGCATCCGCGACGCGGTCCCGATCGCCCGGGTCATCTACCTGGAGCCGGACATCTACAACGCGCAGGCCGCCGCGACCGGAACCAACCCGGGCAGGACGCTCGACGGCCCGGCCGAGAACCCGAGCGATTCCGGCCACTGA